From the Helianthus annuus cultivar XRQ/B chromosome 17, HanXRQr2.0-SUNRISE, whole genome shotgun sequence genome, the window gaacggcgctccgtggggtgtcgttttttacaccacaagtttggtgaaaaaaaaagaaaaaagaaaaaaaattaaaaacaccaaacttgtggtgtaaaaaactacaccccacggagcgccgttcgccatgattttttacggctgtgtttataatacacacatctacttgtaaaaaaaaatcatggcgaacggcgctccatggggtgtagttctcgcggttcttacaactcggggtggttctcattctagcagccccctatatacatatatatatatatatatatatatatatatatatatatatataaagaaaaccCAAATGGGTATAAAGCAATCGAGCATTTTTCTAGGAAGACGACTTTTTGTAACAATATGATGTAATATAACACTTTGTGTcggaggagaaagaaaagaaaacgcGTTACACTCTTATGTATGTGGATATCCTTTAAATGGTAAAAAACAAGCATTTTTTCTTGCATACTGGGTGTTTACATTTTTTGAAATTATACAGAAAATGTAACgttattttttattcttttttttttgtaaaatgttacATATAATGTAATACCTATTGCTCATTTTATAGAATGTAACCTTAATAAGAGGGTACATATAAAGTAACATTTTTCCTCATTGGTTacattttttgtttttctttgtaGAATGTAACCTTAATAAGATGGTACATATAAAGTAACATATAATGTAACCTTATTTAACGTGTATATCCAGTTTTTCACCTAATGCTTTTACATTTATTTGTTATATACAACACCGGTGGCCCAAACACcgataaattaaaaaaaagtatCGTAAAACAACTTTATGAATAAAATACTTAAGTTACAAAATTTTGCCCCCACAAATGTTATGGTGCAACATTATTATACAACCTAACAACATATACAACACACTTGTTCCCTAAAAAACAAAATACTTAAGTTACAAAAAtacttttttcttttctttcaaaTCCTTTGCTGGTGTGTCCGATTCACTGCCTTCCAACACTGTtacaaaataaattgtcaaacataAACGTAACAAAATATCTAACAATTTAATGTTACGTACCAATTTGAGATTATTCAAAAGAAAGTAAAAACCCTAACTTAACTGCTTAAAGGAAAAAATTCCAATCAACTGAATAAAACCGTATAAAACCAATAGACCGAACAACAATAATTAATACCCAAATCACCATCTATAATCATATTCCTCAAAAAAAAACTCAATTCGCTTAAAGatctaaaacaaaaataaaaataaaaaaataaaacaagaaTTGAATAAAAGAAACGACTTTTGGGTTTCAACAATATTAAATTTGTGATAATGACCCAATTGACCAAGCATATACATCACTATAGatttgaaaacaaaaatctgatgaacaacaaagcaaaacaaattctATTTACTACAATTGCAACAACATACGATTTAAAAccagcatatatatatatatatatatatatatatatatatatatatatatatatatatatatatatatagggagccgctagaatgagaaccacctcgagttgtaagaaccgcgagaactacaccccacggagcgccgttcgccatgatttttttttacaagtagatgtgtatattataaacacagccgtaaaaaatcatggcgaacggcgctccgtggggtgtcgttttttacaccacaagtttggtgaaaaaaagaaaaaagaaaaaaaattaaaaacaccaaacttgtggtgtaaaaaactacaccccacggagcgccgttcgccatgattttttacggctgtgtttataatacacacatctacttgtaaaaaaaaatcatggcgaacggcgctccgtggggtgtagttctcgcggttcttacaactcggggtggttctcattctagcagccccctatatacatatatatatacatatatatatatatatatatatatatatatatatatatatatatatatatatatatatatatatatatatatatatatatataaagaaaaccCAAATGGGTATAAAGCAATCGAGCATTTTGAAAAGTCCTAAAAAACCCTATAATCTCTATTATAAAAGTCCCTAATTCTGAATAGCTAAAACAAAGTTGATAATTTTAGTCAACAAAGAAGCGACGCACCTGGAATCCTCTCGGTTTTAGGCTGATTTTTTTTCCGGCGGTGACCGGTTGAAATTCTCCGGTGATTCTTGAATATCTCCGGCGATCGTTGATATTCTACGGCGATTTTGAAGATCTTTAAGCGATTTTTGGCCGGCGATTCTGGGTATAGTTGAACATCTTCGCTGATACGGGTACAGATGAAGAATGTTTGATGGAAATTTTTGGAGAGAGAGAATTTGTTTTGATGTTTTGAAGTTTTGATAGGTCTGTGCATATGGAGACTTTATGATTCGTACCTAAACATGTCTCTCTCTTTCTTGAAAGAGATGAAAATATGTTTCCCATATTACCCCTTAATGTACAATCAATGTATTAAATAATACTGAAAAGTGGAACTAAAGAAAGACATGGCCCAAACTTAATCTGAGCCATTCATTTAGTTTGATCAATGGTGATTAatggttttcagggtttagtcaattggagtgggttttcgatttatctttcccctatatatatatatatagggtagggttcatgcgagaaccacctttattgcgagaaccgcgagaaccaatgtgaacacaatctaaaatagctaaaaaaacctaaccccccccccaaaaaaaaaacctaaacccccccaccccgacctaaatgctaaaaactaaaacccccaaaaaacctaacccccacccccacccccaaaacctaaacccccccacccaccccccatgctaaaaactaaacccctaaagaacctaaaaaaatctaaaaaaatctaatttttttaaaatattttttatgttaaaatcgctacttttagtcgcaaaaaaaatttttaaaaaaaattaaaaaaattttttggctactaaaactagcgatttttatatagaaaatattaaaaaaaaattttgtgtgttttttagctatttttaggcatttttggttgtgttcacattggttctcgcggttctcgcaataagaggtggttctcgcatgatcttctccctatatatatatatatataggacaaagatccgttaagctttattgcaagaaccgcgagaaccaatgtgaacacaacaaaaaatgcctaaaaatagctaatcacacaaattttttttaatatttttatataaaaatcgctacttttcgatgcaaaaaaaaattaattttttttttgccactaaaagtagcgatttgagcataaaaaatattaaaaaaacattttttttttatatttttttagattttttttaggttttttgggggtttagtttttagcattttagcttggaggggggttaggttttttgggggttttagtttttagcatttagcttgggggggggggggggggttaggttattttttttttggggggatgggtgggggttaggttttttttaggttttttagctattttaggttgtgttcacattggttctcgcggttctcgcaataaatggagttctcgcatgagcccctctctctctctctctctctctatatatatatatatatatatatatatatatatatatatatatatatatatatatatatatatatatatatatatatatatatatatatatatatatatatatgatcagGATTTATGGAAAACGATGAAAAGTGTGAGAAtagtgagaacgcttatgggtcatccgatcaaaacaatctatggactagattggcgcggtgtcgttttcgtaaataacattaATTTTATTAAGTGGACACGCTTCATTAAGTGTAAAAAGTTCTTTTACTGCTCAAATTCAAAACGCCAACTAAAATGAGAACACAGCATTCAAaacaaataaaacgccattaatacaaaacgccaaagATTAGTGATAAAACGCATTGGAGATTACAGGAAGAAgaaacaaacagtaactgaaattcaattattaacatttattagaaaaAATTCTCTCCAAAATTActcgccaaaaacatcattatatgaACGACGTTAAAcatcgcttccataatcacttcaatccaTCATTCTAAAAAACATCTTTTACCAAAACGCCAagtttaaccaaaacgccaaaaatggcaaccatCGTTTCATGGAGATACACTTTGAGAATCAGAAGATTCATCATACATTTTGACAACAGAAagagggtgtatgttaagacaATCAAAGCAattttgaagatggaagaagaggtacAGAGGGCTATCCTATCGCTTGGCATCCCTCTGGATAACGAATGTCATAAAACACAAAAGCTTATGAGAAAATTAACAAGGAAATTTAGACCAAGCAAAGCAGATGGAAAAATGGACCCAGTCATAATATCATGGCGTTTTGAAGaagaaacagacatggtgaccgttATATGTGATAACGGAGAGGAGGAAGACTACCTGCTTGAAGACATCATGACCAAGCAGGGGGGTTGGGTTCATGGAAGAGTTGCACAACGCCACGTGTTTGAACACAGATATGGACTTAAAAATGGCGTTGATGCAGgacatgttcaaatggaggcTTCGGAATCTTCAACAACAAGAAGCCAATGAAAGTGAAAGTGATGAATTGGATGAAAGACTAGAAGAGGACTCCGAAGAAGAAGACGAAGGAAGTGATGTATACTTCTCAGATAAAGTATCTTATGACGaggagttttaattttttttgttttcttttgtgtacttttttttccagaaaataaaaTACTATATTTCTCCCCTTACTTCTCTGAGGTGAGTATCTTtataagcttttgctgaatgagatggacaaatattcaagaaaaagagaccgatgacagtgatatgtcatTATGTGAGCTTTGttgatggatatattgatggcatgaagggatcgaTACCAGTGTAAATGCTATCTTGGACTCCATGATCATAATAGCATTCAAGCAGgagttgatcttcaatgacatgtCATCAAACAAGAATATATCACACCAAAATACAGGATGCCACTAATCAGCTTCGTCTAAAGACAagcgttatgtaggaaaattggcatctagctaaggtattcaaaGCTTCAAGGCACAAAAAAATCaagaagaagaggctgatgacaatgaagatttggatgagaaattagattagcatttttttttcattttctatcttTTTTTAGGGGATcattttctgttgtttgttatctaattctctactaataaaaTACGTTATATCTGTTAAAAAAATTTgtttataaaacgccaaaaactacaaacaccaaaacgcctaatagtatgaaaactgtgagaacggatgCTGGCAACGTGCCATCTTTATCTAAACGcaattaaaaacaaaacgccaaaccCTGAAAAGATGAGCAGTGTTACAGCCTTAACAGATGAAGCTGAACAAAAAGTAACtgcaaacagtaactgaaacgacggaaaactttattactaacatttattatattaaaagccatgTCATcgtaattgaatttatttatctttccAAAACGtcataattacctgtcacattataggcctgcatCCTACATGGCACAACAATTGATGTTTTTTGCCGTCAAAAACATATATCTACCTTGCgccaaaaaaaaagaaagaaaaaggtcATTATATAAGTACAAACAGCTAAACAAAAGCTTCACACTCCACACATTCACTAAAAATGCAACACATTATATAAAACGCCATACAATTAAAAAAATGGCgcaggttattgcatggaggtttgagagGTCAGAGGGACGTTTCGTCCTAAAGTTCTCTGACAGGAGAAGGGTGGAAGTCAAAATAATTAAGgccatacttagtatggatgaaTCCGTTCAGAGGTATATTCTAGCCCTTGGGGTTCCAGTGGCCTACGATTGTGAGAGGAATCGAACAGTAATAAAAAGATTAAAGAGAAAATTTCCAGAAGATGTGATCCACCAAAAGTTACCAGTTGGATTCTGGATGAACAATCAAGAACGGTGAAGGTGAACTATCTacaccgggggggggggggttattcgTTGACAATGGACGAAGTGCTGAACACAGATAGACTATATCttcttgaacaactctgtgatttagtaCCTTAGAACGATGCTAGATCCAGCGTTATGAATACATTCAAGTATATGATGCATCGAAGAAGAGACGAGATtatggcgttatacgccaatgaACAAGATAATGATGATGAGTCTGAGGAGAGTGATGAACAAAACGATGgttacatctctgatgtaataccatccacagaagactattagtttttgtttgatttcgtcTTAGCTGTACTCTTTTCAATTACCAATGAATTTAAAAACGCCATAAACACCAAGAAATTTACCTTGATATAAAGTCTTCAACTTGATCTTTAACCGCGTCTACTTGTATGGTTCGTCGTGTTTTCAGTCCGTTGTGTAGGCTTCAACGAGGTCTTGAGCCAAGTCTTCTTGTACAATAACAAACAAATGTTGACGGTTGTGTCtaaggcacgtgttcaacacgtttcccttaaaacagatttcgcgcctctactaaagacgacgcgtctttctcccagggtacaacagctgAAGCAGTTTGTACTGCTGGAGAAggccacgcgcccgaggttacaccggaTAAAAACATAGCATTAGACCTTTTGGAAATTAAGAATAGAAATGTAGTTGGATCATGTAAAGAAACTTATCTCTATATGTGCCCAACATATGGTTATCAAGTACTTCTTCTTCAAGGACTCTTCGTGCATATCTTTACGTCTTCTTCTTGTATTCTTACTCTTGTAGTTTTATATCTCATCAAGTTAGGCACACAACCTCCCATTTTTTACAAGAGTTGTGGGTAGTGAAGAGTTTCTTAATTGCtgattttattagagacataaaactcgaataaaagtttcacttaattagtgatttaattagagacataaaaactctaataaaagctaatcaagtgacataaaactctactcaagagtttcaccctATGAAGgagtttaattagtaattatACTTTCACTCAAATATAAATTAACTAAACATCCATTCACTAATTTCCCAACAGTGTATAAGGCTTCATCTAAATCAATGTCTAACACCAGTCTTGCTTTGATTTTTATGAAGCTTATATGCCTGGTACAGCCTTGTACGAGCCATCTAGAGCACAAAAGTGTGTAAATAGGCACATGGGGTGTGCGAATAGTTTGAGCCAATTGAAATCTTGCATGATGTAACGCTTGTGCATGTGATATCAACATTTGATCGAGCACTGATCGCTTGAGAAAAGAGTTCCTGTCATGTTTTCGTATTCCTCACCTTGTTGTTCTTGATTCGCATAGATCAACAATAGAATTTGCGTgaatttttttatacttttactAGATGATCAAAAAATGAAATACACAAGTCTATTGATATATAGTGTAGATAAATAAACTAGGTCCACACTAGCTCTGTTAGTCAAGTAACTATTGTTATTGCATCCTTACCAACTTTTTTAAACAAGTGAAAAAACAGAAATCCTAATCCAACGATAGGTGTTGGAAAATTAAGGTTGATAATGTTAGAGAGCTGAAGCTGGTTGGAGTCACCGAGTTTTGAGTGGTAAAACCTATATAACCATTCTTTTCAATTTACCATAAAGATGAAaaatagaattttcatttttGGGGTTGAAGAATTTTTTGCAGAAATGAGTGGTCTAGACAAAAAAAGAGTGTTATTAGGTGAAGTTGAAATATGTTTTCAGATTTAGGTAGGTTGTGAATTGAAATAGCGACCTTCTACCATTTTACTGCAAAAAATCAGAAGTTCTGCCAAAAGCTGCAAAGCATGTACAAGATCGCAGATTGAAACAGCGACCTTGTGAAGGTCGCTGTTTGAAGTACCAATCTTCCTAAAGGTCGCAGTTTGATGTACAAACCTTCCTAAAGGTCGCAGATTCATGTCACAACCTTCCTAAAGGTCGCAGATTCATGTACAAACCTTGTTAAAGGTCGCAGATTCATGTCACAACCTTTTTAAAGGTCGCAGTTTTGTCTCCCAAGCCTATATAAGGTCGCTGTTTTGTCTCCCAAGCCTATATAAGGTCTCTGTTTTGAACCACAACTTTATTAAAGGTCGCAGATTTGTCTCGCAACTTTATTAAAGGTCCGCAGATTCATGTACAGTCTTTGTAAATAACGACAAAGTTTGTAGAATTTATTCAGCTTTCGGATGGTAGTGTATAGGTGCCTGTTTGAGGTTTTTGTCCATTTGCTGCATGAAATGTGAGTGGTAAATGTGAAGGTGATATGACTTAACCCTAGCTCTCACATGATATGAAATAAAACCTGCTAATTTGAATAGTTGTGTGTAAGAGAATCCAACTGTAGTGTAAGAAAAATTCTGCAAACACCATGAATTCGAAAATTGAGGCACAGAGTGAAGTATTTACATATGAACATAAAGCAAAAGAGTTGAGATACATTTTCAATATCAAACTCAATCCTTTCATTAACGAAAAAAATTCAGTCAAGTTTTATCAACCGAAGATGAATTTTGAATGTCATCCTGGTCCGATGAATGCATCGGTGTTGTTCTTGGGCAACAATCACCGTGCGTTTGAGGTGTTTAAAAATCCAACAGCGTATGATCAGCCATTAGATGTTAGACGATCAGATCGAACGTTCTGGCAATATATGAAAGAAAATCCGGTTAGTGGAAGGGTAGAAGGTTTAATACATTCAGCAGGATTCAGCGGGATACTGCAAGTTGGGTACAAGTATGTTGACCACGCGTTAATAACTGCGTTGGTTGAGAGATGGAGGCCAGAAACTCACACGTTTCACCTTCCTTTTGGAGAAACGACCGTGACATTACAGGATGTCAACGTGTTGTGGGGGCTACCGATAGATGGGTTGCCTATTTCTAGGGCTGACACTGGTATGTCGATGTATACTGTACGAGACAAGTGTCAAACGGTGTTGGGGTTTACCCCTGACGAACCTCATGTGAAGGGCAAAAGGGTTAGGTCCTCCCGAGTTTTAGCACAAATAACGTCATCCAATTTTTCTGAAAATGAAACATCAGATGAAGATTGCATTTTTCGTGCACgtcaaataatattttatttgataGGGTGCACAATCTTTCCTGATAATGCAAACAACCTgattgatgtcaaatttttagaaTTTCTGGTAGACTTGCCCGCATGTTCGGGATATAGTTGGGGCGGTGCTGTGTTAGCACACCTTTACAAAAACCTTTGTAATGCTACAGCACCTAATGCTATAGCCATTACTGGCCCAGTTGCGCTTCTACAAGTGTGGGCTTGGGAGAGGATTCGTTGTTTTGCTCCTGCTGTTGCCCGGTTCCAGTACAATGCCCCGTTAGCTGCTCGGTAGTGTGAATTGGAACtaattaaatttattattttgtatatatatacctgacttatgttatttttttatttttccttttaGGTGGAAGGGAAGCTTAACGTGTACAGATGTTTCCACACATTGCCTGAGAACATATAGATCTCAGCTGCAATTAATGACCGAGGCAACGGTATGGTTGTTAGTTGTTGACATATAAATTTAAAGTTTGTTTGAACACGTTTCTAATgaatgaatttttttttgttgCAGTTTAATTGGAGACCATACGACGACATTGTCGGTAGACTCCCCGATATATGTCGTAGTGGTATGGGAATTTGGCGGAGTTGTTGCCCTTTGCTATGCTACTCGGTTGTGGAGCATCACTATCCTCAACGAGTGATGAGACAGTTTGGCATGTTCCAGTACATACCTAACCCAATTGCCATAGATCATAATGAGCATGCCAGACTTCATTCCATGAACCGGAGTGGGAAAACCGGCTGGAACTGGTTAAGTCGTCACGCACCGTATGTTAGTCAGTGGGAGGCACGTCATCAAAACTTGGTGACCGGGGAACTCATGACATTTGTTGGAGTTGCCAATGATTACATGTCGTGGTACATGCAACATACGGTGTTATATGTGTCTAACCCACAGTTGTCAGCTGGCCTTACGAGCGGTTTTCAAGACGAAGGAGCGAGGGTCCAAATGATGGTATATACAAGTTTAAAATTATTGAAAGTTACCTTTTTTAATTTTAGtaaaaaattaattattaattatttttttgcAGTCGGAGACGATGGGTCTAATTCACCGATCTGAAGATGTGGACGTTATTCATGGTGCGGCGTATCGGGCCCTTGAGATGTCTAATGTTCCACAATACACACAATATCCGACTCATCTGTCACAGGAGCCGGTGGACCTTGTTTCATATCCTCGTACACAGAGGGTAGGCAGGCCCCGACGTCGTGCTCGTGGTGGTAGAAACGTTGAAGAGGCCGGGACCTCAAATTGGGGCCCAAACTTCGAAACAGGGGGGGATCAGGATCCGGTGGTAACGAAGATGTAAATTTTGCAGTAAACCTTGGTAATACTGATATGGGTGTATCATGGGAGTCAGCGTTGGCTACGGCATGCTCCGAGGGTTTTGACGTCGGTGAGTTATTGAACCCCCAACAGAATGAAATGGGTAACAACAATCAGTTTGTAGACCCAAACATAAGTCAGGCAGGGTTTTTTAGCCCCTCGTCCCATATGATGGACCCCAACACTAGTCTGGCAGGGTTTGTTACCCCCGCGTCACAGATGATAACATTTATGCCGGATACCCAAACAGACTATCAGTATTGGCCCCCAAACCAAGGTAACGAAGATCACCGGAACCGTTATGCAGATGTTGAACCAAACCCCTTAGACTGGAGTCTCGACTTGAACCTGTTTCCACCACCACCGAATGACCATAGAGTGTAATACTTTGTGAAATAAATATATTGTGTAATACATTGTGAAATAAATATATTgtggtttttgtttttgttatttgtgcaatatattttattattattttatttttcaaagtAAACTAATACTAAAAAAACACATAAACTAACACAATAATGatgtatttatatttgtttatcaTTAAGGGTATAAAGGACATTTCACAATGTTAAAAGTAATAagcatttttctcaaaaagaaaAAGTATTTTTAAATCAATTTCCACCCACTATAAATACCCCTACCATAGTGAATGAGAAGTCCACAAAAACCACAACCACCTTTATGGCTAACCAAGGTGACAATCAAGTAGCTGATGAGCAAAACAATAAGCATGTGGTCCAGAGAAAGTCATTTTCGATTCTAAACAAGTTAAGACGTCCAACCGGTGGTTCTAGCACTTCGTCTTTTCCAAAGCCGACCGAGGTCGTGCGAAATAACCGTGGGTCGTCCGCTCAGTCGAGTAAACCTGGTGCCAGCCCTCCAGAAAGAAAAAATTTTGCATTTCCAACTG encodes:
- the LOC110923859 gene encoding serine/threonine-protein phosphatase 7 long form homolog; the encoded protein is MNSKIEAQSEVFTYEHKAKELRYIFNIKLNPFINEKNSVKFYQPKMNFECHPGPMNASVLFLGNNHRAFEVFKNPTAYDQPLDVRRSDRTFWQYMKENPVSGRVEGLIHSAGFSGILQVGYKYVDHALITALVERWRPETHTFHLPFGETTVTLQDVNVLWGLPIDGLPISRADTGMSMYTVRDKCQTVLGFTPDEPHVKGKRVRSSRVLAQITSSNFSENETSDEDCIFRARQIIFYLIGCTIFPDNANNLIDVKFLEFLVDLPACSGYSWGGAVLAHLYKNLCNATAPNAIAITGPVALLQVWAWERIRCFAPAVARFQYNAPLAARWKGSLTCTDVSTHCLRTYRSQLQLMTEATFNWRPYDDIVGRLPDICRSGMGIWRSCCPLLCYSVVEHHYPQRVMRQFGMFQYIPNPIAIDHNEHARLHSMNRSGKTGWNWLSRHAPYVSQWEARHQNLVTGELMTFVGVANDYMSWYMQHTVLYVSNPQLSAGLTSGFQDEGARVQMMSETMGLIHRSEDVDVIHGAAYRALEMSNVPQYTQYPTHLSQEPVDLVSYPRTQRVGRPRRRARGGRNVEEAGTSNWGPNFETGGDQDPVVTKM